In Saccharomyces eubayanus strain FM1318 chromosome X, whole genome shotgun sequence, the genomic window CTGATGAGTCTGAGAAGCAAATGGCAGCGTTGGGTATATTATCAACAACGATCTCTATTTTGTTATCTTTTGAGAACTCGcctgaaattttgaaaaatttggagcAATCATTTTATCCAGCTGCCGAATTTATTCTGAAAAATGATATAGAAGATTTCTATCGTGAATGTTGTGAATTTGTAGAAAACTCTACATTTTTATTAAGAGACATTACACCCATTAGCTGGAAAATTTTAGAGCTAATTGGGGAATGTAATAGGAAACCAGGTAGTATGGTGTCTTATTACTTAAGCGACTTCATGTTAGCGCTTAacaatattttgatttatgGTAAAGAcgaattgaagaagaatgaaTTTTACACTAAGATTATATTCGAGATTTACCAAAAGGCTGTCGTTGCTGAAGATAATGCTCTAGATGACTTGAGAGTAGTCTTTGACTTATCTCAAGAATTAGTTCTTGCACTAGGTGACAATTTACCGCAACAATATAGGGAACGCTTATTAGAAGATGTTGTGAAGGCTATCTTAACAGAGAAAAACGAGTTGAAAACTAACATTGTTTTTAGCGTAACCGCTTTTAATGTCGTAATTTCAAATCTGATAACAGAGCCTTTAATCACGTTACAGTATTTGAGACAGCAAAGAtgtcttgaaattttctttgagaCATGGATTACAGGCTACATTCCGAATTATAAAAGATGTTATGATATTAAGTTATCCGTCCTTGcgcttttgaaaattattctGAATTTACAAAGTAGCGATTACTCCATGTTGAACTTGGAAAACCTAGTTCCACAATTGGGGACCCTTGTGACTCAGTTAGCTTCAAGACTTCCAGCAGCGTTGAGACAATTAGCTGATCAACGCAAAgaattttcatcatcaggTTTCGGAGGTGACACCAAGTGGGATGAAGCATTCCTTGACGTTGGTGATGAGGATGACGACGAGGATGAAAGTGACTTGACCGAGAAGTATTTAGAGTTGATAAAAAACAGATCAGACTCCTTGGATTTTGTAGACGGCTATGACGCGAAGGAAACGTTTGATGACTTAGAAGAGGACCCATTGACAGGATCAATATTGGATACTGTTGACGTATACAAGGTTTTCAAGGAGTCCATCATGGGCCTACAACATGTCGACAGTAATAGATATCAAGGTATAATGGGTCTCCTGACGCCAGCTGATCAAGAACTTTTCATGGGGATTATGAATGCCTAGCTGAATCGAACAGCGAATTGTATATTATAGGAGACATTGGATTACGTACGTAAGTAGAAGAGATAGAATATGATGCCAAGGCGTGTTGTCCTTGTTTCTAGCCGATATAATTTGGTATGATAACAGATAATACTTGCcgtaaacaaaaaaagtgaaacaaaaaaaaatctggaAGCAATCCGATTAATTTGATCTCGAGGTTTTATAGTGGGATCTCTCATCTGGggaaattttatcaaaaggCAAGGGATAAAGGCTTCTGGTCTCTTGACAAACTTTTGCCTTGCATTTTATTCTACAATTAAACGTCATACCaattcaaacaaataataacTGCATTTTAAAATGGCGGAAGATGAAAGAATGTACATCTCctataataatattcacAAACTTTGTCAAAAAGTCGCAAAGCATATTTTAGCAAGAAATGAAAGGCCTGATATTATTATCGCCATTACTGGTGGTGGTATGATTCCTGCGAGAATTATTAGatcgtttttgaaagttaAGGGTCAAAAGAATATTCCGATCCAAGCTATCGGTTTATCTTTGTATGAGGATTTAGGGTTGAAAAACAGTGTAGAAACTATCGGCAAAGAGGTTATTAGAACTCAATGGCTAGATTTTGGTGCTTTGAATCAACATTTCGATTCCCTGATTGGTAAGAAAATCTTAATTGTTGATGAAGTTGACGACACTCGAACTACTCTTCATTACGCTGTGTCAgaactggaaaaagaagTCGTTGAACAGCAAAATCTTCTGAATAGAATAAACGAGGATACggttttttctatatttgtTCTACATAATAAGGATAAGCCCAAGAAAGCCGACTTACCTGACTCTATGATTAATTCTGGGCGTTATATTGCCGCGCAAACTGTCCCTGATATGTGGTTATGTTATCCTTGGGATGCTGAAGACATTGAAGAACATACCGAACTGGCTAAAGCTCAAGGGAATGATTGATGATTAATGGTGCTGTGACTTAcacttatatatatgtgtgtttATCATAATTGAACAATTTCTATTTAAGGTTCTATTTATAGAACGGACGTGTATCTTGTCATCTCATCTTCTCTTGTATTTCAACCATTTGTTGAACTTGCTCATGCATCATTTCCTTTAAGTCAGACACatcattttctaattcttccACTTGTTCGGTCTTTTCACCCAACAATTGTAAAGAGGTCTCTAATTTACTTTGTATTTGTTCTACTTTTCGCAAAAGCTCATCTTTTTGCTTATTGACTTCATcaaatttatcattttccTCAAGTAGCCTCAATATCTCGTCGTTTGCCTTTGCCTTTTCACTTAACAAGTTATTGTATGATTCCTTTGAGGTTGATAGTTCTCCTTCCAGTCTTCTTAATTCTGTACTTAACTTATTCACCAAATGAGCACTTATATGGCCATTAGAATTCGATAATTGAGCGCTCGCTCTTCTGTACGGTATTGATGTATTGTTTAATGATTTCATGGATTTTCCTTCCTGGATTGCTTGCAAATCAGCGGCTTCCTCTGGGATATCGTCGATGCTAAAATCTACATTTTTCCTACTAAAGTGTTGTGTTTCTTCACTACCTAGGGTGTCGTGCGGCCCATCTCCTATGGGTTTTATAGATGAATCGTCTTCTAAATCTTCCAATTTTGAGATTGATAATGACAGCATGGAGTTTTCTTGAGGCAAAATCCACTCGTCTTCAATATTTCCGTTCATGGAATTCAAGCTACTAGTTGATTCTGAAAGTAATTTTTCGACAACTTTCCCAACACTGTTCTCTTGATGCGGTTTTGAATCATCGTCATTTTTCTCTAACTGAGCTCTTTGAATatcatatttcttcttcaataaattgTAATCATCATTTACACTCTGTAATGATAATTTTAAAGTCTCTATCTGTCTCTCCAGCTCCTTGACTTGAGAAACGGCGTTTAGATGATTAtctctttccttttccaattgcTCGCTTAAAGTTTCTGATGAATCCAGGGCGGTTTGATAagcttcttcaaatctttttttttccttttttgtaGATGTAAGGCGGTTCTCCAAATCCACAATTTTAATATTCAGAGCATATTCAATACTATTCCAGTTGGCCTTACTTGATTCCAGCTGTTCTTTCAACAGATTATATTGGGACAATGTATGTTCTTTTACTTCGGAGCTGTTTTCATCGTTATCGGCGCCACCGTCCCTATTTGATTTCGCATTTGAAATCTGATTGGAATTATCCAGCTCTATTCTTAGTTGTTCTAGTTTTGTCTCCAGTGCTGTGACCTGATCTATTGTTGCTTCTTGTaatgctttcttttccatttgaaaTTCAGTTCTCTCCTTCTCGAGCAATATTTCTACTTCATCTAAAGATTGTTGCAAACTCTTAATCAAACcatccttttcttcaatcttTTTCTCGAATGTTTCTAGTAactctttttgtttatcaGTGTCCTTTAGTTTGTTTGTGGCTTCAGCCAATTGTCCTTGTAAGTTATGATACAATGATTGCAGCTCGTTAAAATTGTCTACATTCTGTGCCGAATCCTCAGTTAGTGTGGATACATCATACTCTAAATCTTTTACATTCGCTCTCAAAGCTTTGATTTGATTAGATTGCCTCAATTCTGTCTCTGCTAATTTTGtgccttcttttttcaattggtcTATCAAATCGTCTTTCTCTTTAACCAATTTAAAGAAACTAGAGTCCCTAGTCTCGATTTGGGGTTTCTTGTTGAGTTCGTTTGTTAGGTCGTCAATCTGTTCGTTAAGCCTTTGGTATTCCGggcttatttttttgaccAATTCCTCAACACTGAGGTCTAGAAAATTCTTAGGTAGCCATTGAGGCAATGGTATTATAGTGCCTTCAGATTTTCCAGCTTTATCCGGATCGATATGCGCTGTACTTTCGACTGCAGTTGTTATTAGTTTATGTGTACCGCTCTCTTCCGTGCTTAGCAATCGTACTGTATCGTCCCCGTTCTCAGCATCATCGTTTGATTCCACACCGGCAGTAGGATCGTCGAAAGACGCGCcatttatttcttgttcacTGCTTGAGGGTATTGCAGGTGAGGGTGATGATAAGTTCGATGTTGAtctcttgctcttttttcttcccttcTTCGTAGCCAGAGAAAGCCTTTCTTCCAATGATAGTTTTTTACTCATAGCCAAAGTTATCAGGCGATTACCATATATACCTCTCTATCTGCTTTGCCGTATCGGTGTTCCTTTAAGAGCAGTTCACAAATGGGTAGATCAACAGCTTTAATGAACAAGCCATGATGCTGCTAAACCATGATCTTCTTATATTAAACGCTATATAACATCCTCACACCACGATATATAGCACTATTTGACTACAAAGCACTACTTAGGTCAGGCCGGTCCCATTAAAGTCTATTAGCTTAATGTATTTAACATCTGAGTTGGTAGGGCTTTGAGTTACTGTAACTATATTTGCCCTGAGTAAAAGCCTGTATATTGGCATAGTCTTGGATGAAAAATCATTCATCGTTACAGTTGAATCATGCACAATCAGCCTTTTTAATATAAATGTAGTTTCTCTCGTTAGGATATGTATATACTCCCCATTGTTGTCCATATTCGGTGCTAGAAAGCTCACCACGAAGTCTTTAAGTGATCCCCAAAGCTCCTCATTTCTTACTTTTGATGTCTTTAGATGAGTCAGGTTTTGCTTTCTGTTATCCAGATTGGCAAACTGATGCCGTAGTAATACCAGCAGCTCTTTCAAGTCACTGTTAGTGTTTTTTTGCAACGACACCATTGCCTTTTTATCGACTGATTGATCGCCCATTATTGAAAGCCATTCACTGGAAGTTTGGACCCTCGATGACAAGAAATTCGACACCAAGCTGAAGCCGATTGGGTCTGCTCTCTCTGGTAATAACATAGGCTTTTTCAGTAACTCTGCGAAGATTCCTGGGTCAGTAGGTTTCCCCTCTGGTTCTATATGCCTATTCGTGATCTCATCGATGGCGCTTCGAGCTTGCTCCAAAAAATACCGTTTGTTTCCGATTTGGTTCTCCAAGTTCTTTATGTACGCATCCAGCAGATCCTTTTCTGTATCCATCTTTTTACCATGAACCTTTTCTGGTATTTCTCCCGTCTTTCCTTATACATCATACGTGAATTGTTACACTGTAAATACGAAGCGAATCGGATATTTACTATCTTGCATAAAAAGTAGTCAACACATATGTAATCACAGAGAAGGCTTTGcataaaaagagaaagagagaagCAAACGAATACCCCTAcgcaaaagaaagaatgtcTTCATTATCAACATCCGATTTGGCTTCTCTTGACGATACCtctaaaaaggaaattgcCACTTTCCTAGAGGGTGAGAACTCTAAGCAAAAAGTTCAAATGTCCATCCATCAATTCACTAATACCTGTTTTAAGAAATGCGTTGGCTCTGTCAATAATCCAGATTTAAGTtctcaagaagaacagtGTCTGGCTAACTGTGTGAACAGGTTTTTAGATACCAATATCAGGATCGTCAATGGGTTGCAAAACACCCGTTAATATGATACCtgctcatttttttctatatcaTTGTCTCGATGTCTAATATATCTGTATATAACCaaataaatatttcaatACATGCTCcaggttttttttggagTGGTTTACCTACACACCGTCTAgacttctttttctatatatgCCTATTATTCTATATGCATCGGTAGTCTACAATGACTCAAATAGTAACCGAAAACGTGGTTGATTAGACAAAGTGGACAACTCGTCTTCCATACCGTAGTTATAATGCAATAAACCCCTCATCGTCCCCTTGCACTGCAACTCAATCGACTCGTTTAATGCATTCTCTTGTGAACACTTGTCATATGTAATCAGgatcaaagacaaaatgTCGAACTTGTGAGCCTCTATTCTTTCATGTGGGCAGACCGTTAAAAGGATGTCTACCACTGAAAGAGCCTTCGAAACTAGCTTTGGGAAAGTAGTGTAAAAGGGATTTCTGACTATATATTCACCTAGGACATAAATGAGCCTTTGGAGATGTACGACAGactcttctttttgcaTTTTGAGTACggttgctgttgtttctAATGCATATAACGTCAAATTCTCGTAGTTCAGACTTGCCCTAGGAATAATATTCTGTAGAAGAATCTCAGACATGAATTTTTCTAGGTGATACtggtatttatttttctcgttgaaaaattccacCTTATATAAGGAATTGATCGTTGGGAAAACTAGTTGCCATATCGCTAATGTCTCATTAGCATCGTATGAAGGCGGTAGAAAATAGCACATATTAATCAAGGTCTTTTCGAACAGTGGGAATAAACCAGTACTTGAGAACTGTATCCATTTGGAGTCATTGATTTCGTGCATAAATGTATGGTCTAAAGCTGTCtgaagcaaaaaaacacCGCGAAGTTTAATTTTCCTTAAATCAGTGGTATCATCTAGTATGTTTAGAATTCCTGGAATGATCCAAGATAGATTTGTCGATacgtcttttctttttatatgtaGTAGGATTACGTAAAATAATGGAATGCTCTTCAAGCCGTCTTGACGTATCCACGCTTCCTTGAGCTGGTCTTCCTTCAATGACATTCCAAGTACTGGTTTGAGGCCGAGATTTTGCTGCTCTTGGAGCTCTGAGTTACTTTTACCTTTTAAAAGTAACGGCTGTAGCGAGGAAATAAGGGCTTGGATTATACCATCATAGTCATGCACATTCCGCCGAAAGTAACAGTCTATAGTTTTTAAAACGTCGTTATTAATCCGCAGGTCTACTCCTTTGTATATGGAGTGGTATGATAGAGACTCGATAAGCTCGACTTCATCTTTCACTGCATATCTACTATCAACACTATCTTGTAATTGAGTGCACAGTTCTGATAGCCTTGTGGAAGAAAGCCCTGGGTTATTCAATTCATCAGTGATGTTACTTATTATAGTCATTCGCTTTCCGATGCcttctttcaagattttgtttttagCCACATTTCCACAAAAtaattgatttttgtttttagctctacttaaaaaaaaaaccattaAACCAAAATGGTAACTGTAATAAGTTTTGAGTGGTAATATAAAGAATTatgtaaataaatatatttctATAGGACGAAAAGTAATATTGAatagagagaaaaaaaataataaatatcaGGGATAATATAGCTCGATACCAAGAGCCATCGTACTCCCATTTTGCTTCTAATAGGCATCTTCAGAGACGTCCTCATGGAAGTATTTACCTTCTGTAGTTGGTTTGATGATGCCTGCTCTGATACAGAAATCACCAAAGTGTTCaccttcttctctttccaAAGCGTATCTTTTAAATAATGGTTTGATGAAATCAACGATTTCTTCGTCCTTCAAGTTGGCCTTGTATAATTTGTTTAATCTTTGACCAAGATAACCACCACCAAGCATCAAGTTATAAGTATGTGGGGCCTTACCAATAAGGGCTAATTCACCTAACCATGGACGAGAACAACCGTTTGGACAACCAGTCATCCTCATGATAATAGAATCGTGACGTAACCCGTATTCTTCTAAGCAGTCCTCCAACTGAGTAATGATATCAGGAAGAAAACGTTCAGATTCAGCAAATGCTAAACCACAGGTTGGTAAACCAACACAGGAAGATGAGGATAATCTTAACCCACTGAAATCAGTGTTGTCCAATTTGTAAGTCTTCAAAATGgatttgatttcatcaatatGTTCGTCTGTAATATTAGAGACAACCAAATGTTGATTACCAGTCAACCTGAAGTGACCAGAATTGGTCTTAAGCATGTACTCAGCAACTTTCCTTATACCTGTCTTTTGTGGAAGGTCTGGGGTATCTTCAACTCtaccattttcaataaatgCTGTGAAGTGGTTTAATCCAGTTTCATCTTTGACCCATCCATAGTAATCGATGTTAGACTTGAATTCAAAAGGTCTTTCGGTTTCGAATTTCTTACCCCAATATTCTTCTACTCTTTGTTTGAAACCTTCAACACCCATATCGTCTACAGTATACTTTAAACGAGCATGTTTACGGTCCTTACGATCACCATGATCTCTCTGCACAATAACAATACCTTCCAATGGAGGAATGATGTCTTCAGTTTTGACATAACCTAAACAAGAGCCTAACCTTGGATAAGTCTTCTTATTGTTATGTGTGGTACCCATACCACCACCAACAAAGACATTATAACCGTCCACGATTTGAGTTTCTGGGTTAACTATAGCAATTAAACCGACATCAATAGATAAGACATCGACATCGTTGTAAGGAGGAACAGCGATGTTGAATTTAAACTTTCTTGGCAAATAAGTTGGACCATATATTGGTTCAATGTCAACCAAAGCGTTACCACTAACCAaagtcttcttctttcttgggccatcttttcttttttcaaagatggaTGGCCATGACGAATCTTCATCTTGCTCTTCTGGACCTTCTAACCAAACTTCATGATAGGCTGTGGTCTTTGGCAAGAAATAATCAGAAATCAATTTCCCCATATCGGCGATTTGTTGGTGAACCTTAGCATTGGTTGGCAAAGCTGAAACCATGACGTTTCTGTTTACATCACCCGCAGCTGCTAAAGTGTCCATTAAGACGGCATTCATTCCTCTCAAGGTATGttttaagtttttcttcaaaacaccATGAATTTGGAAGGTAGCTCTTGTAGTCAATTTCAAAGTACCATTACCAGAGGTGTCAGACAAATGATCTAAAGCAAGCCATTGGTGGGCAGTAGTTTTACCACCTGGTAGACGAGCTCTTGCCATGAACATATAGTATGGTTCCAAGCCTTGAGACTTACGCACGTCTCTTATGTCACGATCGTCTTGCGTATAGATACCGTGGAACTTCATCAATTGTTCATTAGAATGAGTAACACCACCCGAGGATTCAtcttttaaattttcaCTGATGGTACCTCTCAAGAAATCGGAATCTCTTTTAATATCTTCGTTGGTAACGGGTTTTGGTTCATCT contains:
- the TTI2 gene encoding Tti2p, with amino-acid sequence MVFFLSRAKNKNQLFCGNVAKNKILKEGIGKRMTIISNITDELNNPGLSSTRLSELCTQLQDSVDSRYAVKDEVELIESLSYHSIYKGVDLRINNDVLKTIDCYFRRNVHDYDGIIQALISSLQPLLLKGKSNSELQEQQNLGLKPVLGMSLKEDQLKEAWIRQDGLKSIPLFYVILLHIKRKDVSTNLSWIIPGILNILDDTTDLRKIKLRGVFLLQTALDHTFMHEINDSKWIQFSSTGLFPLFEKTLINMCYFLPPSYDANETLAIWQLVFPTINSLYKVEFFNEKNKYQYHLEKFMSEILLQNIIPRASLNYENLTLYALETTATVLKMQKEESVVHLQRLIYVLGEYIVRNPFYTTFPKLVSKALSVVDILLTVCPHERIEAHKFDILSLILITYDKCSQENALNESIELQCKGTMRGLLHYNYGMEDELSTLSNQPRFRLLFESL
- the TIM8 gene encoding protein transporter TIM8, whose product is MSSLSTSDLASLDDTSKKEIATFLEGENSKQKVQMSIHQFTNTCFKKCVGSVNNPDLSSQEEQCLANCVNRFLDTNIRIVNGLQNTR
- the SGM1 gene encoding Sgm1p; this translates as MSKKLSLEERLSLATKKGRKKSKRSTSNLSSPSPAIPSSSEQEINGASFDDPTAGVESNDDAENGDDTVRLLSTEESGTHKLITTAVESTAHIDPDKAGKSEGTIIPLPQWLPKNFLDLSVEELVKKISPEYQRLNEQIDDLTNELNKKPQIETRDSSFFKLVKEKDDLIDQLKKEGTKLAETELRQSNQIKALRANVKDLEYDVSTLTEDSAQNVDNFNELQSLYHNLQGQLAEATNKLKDTDKQKELLETFEKKIEEKDGLIKSLQQSLDEVEILLEKERTEFQMEKKALQEATIDQVTALETKLEQLRIELDNSNQISNAKSNRDGGADNDENSSEVKEHTLSQYNLLKEQLESSKANWNSIEYALNIKIVDLENRLTSTKKEKKRFEEAYQTALDSSETLSEQLEKERDNHLNAVSQVKELERQIETLKLSLQSVNDDYNLLKKKYDIQRAQLEKNDDDSKPHQENSVGKVVEKLLSESTSSLNSMNGNIEDEWILPQENSMLSLSISKLEDLEDDSSIKPIGDGPHDTLGSEETQHFSRKNVDFSIDDIPEEAADLQAIQEGKSMKSLNNTSIPYRRASAQLSNSNGHISAHLVNKLSTELRRLEGELSTSKESYNNLLSEKAKANDEILRLLEENDKFDEVNKQKDELLRKVEQIQSKLETSLQLLGEKTEQVEELENDVSDLKEMMHEQVQQMVEIQEKMR
- the MCM22 gene encoding Mcm22p, whose product is MDTEKDLLDAYIKNLENQIGNKRYFLEQARSAIDEITNRHIEPEGKPTDPGIFAELLKKPMLLPERADPIGFSLVSNFLSSRVQTSSEWLSIMGDQSVDKKAMVSLQKNTNSDLKELLVLLRHQFANLDNRKQNLTHLKTSKVRNEELWGSLKDFVVSFLAPNMDNNGEYIHILTRETTFILKRLIVHDSTVTMNDFSSKTMPIYRLLLRANIVTVTQSPTNSDVKYIKLIDFNGTGLT
- the XPT1 gene encoding xanthine phosphoribosyltransferase, yielding MAEDERMYISYNNIHKLCQKVAKHILARNERPDIIIAITGGGMIPARIIRSFLKVKGQKNIPIQAIGLSLYEDLGLKNSVETIGKEVIRTQWLDFGALNQHFDSLIGKKILIVDEVDDTRTTLHYAVSELEKEVVEQQNLLNRINEDTVFSIFVLHNKDKPKKADLPDSMINSGRYIAAQTVPDMWLCYPWDAEDIEEHTELAKAQGND